taggtgaacacgtggcaagtttttattggtggagtatagagtggagcaggaaaagtgggacagaaaaTTTGGACTCCTGTTCATGGACCAGCCAAGTTGCACAAAACGCGTGAATAGTATTTtggttgtttaaaaaatattttgctacagtgttttcggcaataagttttcagttttcagcaaataagtGATATCCAAACACATCCTaaattatagatatatattaaaattttcccacTCTTATCTCTTCTTACCAAGATTTTAAATTATGTCCTACCaaccaaaaaatcatatttatggTTTGTTTCCAACTTtcccaattatttttttaatcccatatctttttaaataatttaacacAAAACTAAGAATTTACCCTAATTTTAATTTacctaattttttataatttacctaatttttaaaaaaataggtaAATTAAAATTAGGGTAAATTCTAGATAACTACCCTAAAGTTTGGGCTAATGTCAAACACAAGACAATTAAAAAGCAACcattttagtgtttaaacacaAATGGTGTTACAAGCCGTTTGTTCACGTACTCCACCTACACAAAATCTGCacggctttttttttttcatttcaaagaCTGCATGTTCAGAAAGGATACCCCACACTCATCTGTTCCCGCCAGCCTAAATGCATTTTGCAAATGCAAAATGCTTTCTAGTTTAGTTCATTTTAGTCCAGCAAGGAACCCATTTgtagataataaataaatgaaattttattccaAACAAACTCAAGTGAAATGCAAATGGTCTAGCAAATCACGTGTGATGAATTACTTGGATATATACAAGATTCCGAAGGTCTATATAAAGCAAACTTCTATTTCATGGTATTACATGTGTATATGAGAGATTTAAGGAGATATGTTTTCCTTTGATGAGGTTGTTGTGAACAAGTGTATTGTATTTCCTTGATAGTGGTAATCTATGAGTTGTCCAATTGATTAGCCATGGACTTTGTGTGAGGAGAGGATTCTCCAATCAAGTTCTTAGTTGATCCTAATTTCTTTTCAgtgtttattatttaattttcataagATCGAGTTCTTTACATACCAAAAACTATAActctgagaaaaaaaaatctaagattaCATATCAAAAGGGTCAAAATGACCAAGCAAAAGAGCCAAATTGCTAAAAGTGCAACCtacaaaagaaaccaaaacaaaaactaaatcaaCTATTTTTCAAGTAATTAATACTTCTTCCATCACAAGAATTTTAGCTATATTTTGATatcaaaaactaatttgtaCCTCTCTTCAGAATAGAAgtcctctttctctttgttcagtctaaaatctttttttgaGCGAAAGTCTAAATTCTAACTCTCATGAAACCAACCATGACTTGGCTTACTTTCTTTTGGTTTATATTAAGAGCTCTTGTTACTCTTGGGAAGAGCAAAAAACGATGTAAACCTGTTGGAGAGTTGGACTAAAATGTGATGATTTTGGGCTGGCGGGAACAAATGAGTGTGAGGTATATACCTTTCTAAACATGCAatcttgaaaatgaaaaaaaaaaaagctacgcAGATTTTGTTTTATGTGGAGTTTAtgtttaaggaccaaaatggttGCTTTTTAATTGTATTAGATGTATTTGAAATTAAACCAAACCTCATGGTAGTTATATGGAATTTACCCTTAAAATTATGACCATCTTAATATGTAAGTACATGGagttattttgtgttttattttgtaattctttatcTCCTATGTGGTTAGCTAAGCTCTATGAAGGATCTCTTGAGAAGGATGTCCCCCTAAGTTTATTGTCAATTgtacttctaatttttgttcATGCAATTAAGAGTGAGTTAGCTTGACAAGAGATCATTAAATGAGATGGTTGGAAGTTGGTACTGTTCGAAGTTTGTTAGTGAGTTATTGAGTTGGTTGTTTCCTTcgaatcaatttttttcctttttggtaaATAGGAGAAGTtcattaactaataaaaaaaaaacagggaggtggggggggggtgggggagaagaaaaaacaacaaaatcttggGGGAGGAGGGCACCTCTCCACAATGGCAAGATTCATATTAATGCACATATTGATTCCATCCCTCAACGCCCACAATTCTGCCACTATGCCGATCATGAATCCAACATCTCTAGCATATCCACAAACATAATTCCCATTGCAATTTGAATTTCTAATGAtgccacccccccccccccccccaactagTGCGACCCAAGTTTCCTAAAGAAGACCCATTCGAATTCAATTCAAACCAATTGTCAAGGGGGGACTCCATCTCACTTGGATGGTGATCAGAGTGCGTctcattttttcattaaaaacaaggaaatcaACCTCAAAAGttttagggcatgtttggtagactgtaacaGTAATTACATAAGAATAGAAATAGGTATTATAAGAAATACAAAACGATGTAATGTAatgtttattactattcatttatttggtgacaacataataataaaactctGAAGACAATGGAATGAAAGCACATTTGAAAGAGAgggtagttatttttttatgattttttattttcaaatctgTTATGTGCATAtggaaagtttatttatttgaaaatatattaatttaaaaattaatacacCTACTAAGGAATAAGTATTACATCTATGTTAGAGATGAATAgttatttctcattttcaagaATAGTTATTTATAAGGAATGACTATAGCTAAACCcggtaataaaaacataaccaaattaTTAAATAGCTAAACCAaaagaataactattatattacggtgcctattacagtctaccaagCATACCCTTCGTCATGGCTTTCAATTGAAGAGGTTTCTGGGTAGATCCATCTCTAAAAATCACCATGTTTCATTCAAATCAATTACGCTTTTGGGGGGATCCAACTTTGAAAATCACCAAGTTTAATTCAAATCAATTACGCTTAAGTAATGAACATCAACATGAAATAAGCCACACAATTTTCCTCTTTCCTTTCCTCATACTTCTTTCCCTCATTCTCTACTACCTCGAATCAGTCAAGTTACCACCCTAAGAACCCAAGAATGCAAATTATTCATTAcatctatataatatttaaaaactaaaacaaaatatttattattgctagTTTGCTACACCCTTATTAAGTCACATTAAAATAGGATTTTGGTTCAATTCAGTTTACTTCGATCCATTTCAATTGTAAAATCTATtagtaaataattaaatgaattaatttaattattttgttcaaatctatTAGTACATCAAGTCATTTAagctttttaaaataatgaatgttacaaatcatttaaaaaaatttaataataataaataatttaaacgATATCATTTactaactaaaaaatttacaaaatgcCATGATTCGTCAACTCATTTATGATTTGTATTTTCCCTAGACAAATGTTTAGGTTTCTGAGGTGTTGCACCATGCAATAAGGTCTAACCACGTTGGAGCAATATGGGGTTAAgcctgttttttattttattttcaagataGCGAGCGAGATATTCTTGGATTACTGCAAGTTTCTGCAACATGATATAAATTTCACAACTGCTAAATTGACATGGATTGGTGTATCGTGTGAAATGGTGTAACTAATATATTGTACCAATAGGTGTTTAGCATTTTGCTTTCATATTTTATTCCCACCAAACATTCCAAACAGCATGCAATTAGCTGTCTCCACTATAgagaatgaaattttaaaacaaagttAAAGAATGAGAGGATAGAACAAAAGACTAGTTCATCAATTGATCATTAGATAGCTCATTGTCTCCTACAAACCCATTTTAACAGGAGAATAAACATTAGAAAAACTACCTTGATTAGAGCTAAAACTAAACAGCTTTAGTGGAGCAAGTTACATCTAGTGTTTCTATAGACAACATGAGTATGGAGAACAAAAAACTCATGacaaaatggaaaacaaaataTGCCTCCCTTTTACCTGCAACCAACAACAGAAGTTTGATAAATAtttcaattgaacaaaataaattaatacaagTGGAAGACTCCAGAGTATAAGCTCAAAATGATACTAAAAAATTAGGAATAATGTCATACTTATCTACCACATTTTAGAGGCACACAAGAAAATAggccttttaattttatttcctcTTTAGACcagatatatatttatatcactTGTGGAGTGAGTATTAACATGAATTGCAATCAAAAAGTTTAATACAGTTGGTGGGAAAAGGCTGCATATTGATATATATGTCAGTCGAGCCAAcgaaaacaaaatttgaatagtCTCTTTAAAGAACATTGAACACAAGTGGATATGGCATACTGCCCATGCCCTTGTGTGGGAACATTGCTATTGCATGCATATGCAAATAGATGTGTCATATAGCAGCAACCACATTTCTACATTTGATGTTGCAATCATATGAGATCATGTCATATGAAGTTACACGATGGCTTTATAATTCCAAACCCATACATACAGTGCCTATAACAATCTTTTTCCTCCATTCACTTAAgacaagacaaaagaaaaccaaaacctTTACATAGGTTTTAATATATGTTTCCATGagtaacaaaaagtaaaatcagAGAACTATAAGGATTAAGGAAAGTGCCTTTCATATAAACTtctatgtaaaaaaatttaggctaCTCCCTCCCTTTGATCTGATACTAAGAGAATCAAGATATGTAGTTTAATGGTTAAAAAACAGGTTAAAGCTGCCAAACTCAAATGCCAGTGGAAATGGCAATTGGTTTGGAAGGAATCACATGTCTGGTTCATGAATAAGTACAAAGACAACTAAAATCCATTGATTTACagcatcataaaaaaaatgaatagacCTTTCTTGGTCCCATTGGACACAAGGTATGAACTCCAAGCGATAAGGTCTAACACTATGCAATTACAATTTAGCCAACATCCTATATAGATGTTGTCATTATTTCATTGCAAGTATTATAGCTAATGATGAGAAAGCAGATGTATacaaaattataacatatttaTGGATTATACTAAAACTCAGGGAACCAACAATGAGTATAATCCAATATCTAGAGCTATCATTTCAAAAAAGGTTACCTGTATTAATTCAATTGGCTCCATTATTTCCCTCCTCAGAACCATTCACCCTAATGATGTACACCTAGAAAGAACATAGAAGTACATTTAGTATATACATATAAGAAgacataaaatgtaaaaattccCCTCGATGACAGGGAGTAGCAGAAAGGAAAAGCCCTACCGAGTTTATTGAAAAGGGATAACTTACATAGGTTACAGATACACATTAGtttgtataaaagaaaaaggaaagtgaTAGTATCATGCATAACAATCTATAATAGCATGCATATATATGCGCATGCACCATGCCCATCAACAAAATTTGgaataccataaaaaaaatgttagcatAGCCTTAATTCGAACATGAAACTTCACAACAACAATAatttgggggtgtttggtaggattatttaaacaacagttttcaccACAACACGTAGTTCCACAACACTTGATGATTGAgaggaagaacaagaagaacaaGGTGCTTAGTTAAATGCCGTTGATAAATGATCAATCACCTTAAATGTTGTTCGCCCAATTAATTGATATACTACTGCATCCCCATGTACCAAATGATGAGCAACAGCAAACCCCTTCCATCCACCACTCAGTCCTCTTTTACGGGCTAGATATATTGTTGGATACTcatcaccatcctcatctaTCAAAGTCATAACATCATCGCGACTTGGAAGGTTCAGCTTGCAGAAATCAACTGGAAGACCCTGTTATCAAATTTTACCAGAATCATTATGACTGTTACTCCAAATTTTACCAGAATCAGTATCGATCAAGGATGACATatttatcattatatatatatatatatatatatatagttccaAGTCTTCTATGTTCTCAAGAACAGATGGTAACTTGTCCATCTTCATTACTAAAACATCCAGGTGCCCCCAATCCAAGTGAGGGTTAATCTGCCATATGTCAACTTTCACCCTCTAGTCCCTAATTAGTGGATTTCTACTCTGGCGGAACTatttatacaattaaattttgctTTAGACAAGAAAATGCAATCAGATTATAAGTTATTCATGGATCAGGTATGTGATTTTACTTACAGGCTAAATCACATAACTTAGTGCTTTCCAAGCCACTGTAAATTAATCCAGAACAACAAACAAGCCTTTAGTTCCCAAATTTTGGGGAACTATAATCCTCAACAGAATAATCATGGTAGCCACATATATTCCTTTCCACCATTCTATTTTATCCAAAGTCATACACGTAAGACACGttatttttactactactaATGTTATTTATATACCAATAACCCATCAATACATatcagagaaaaagaaaagcctGAGTTCCAACATCTTAGATAGATAACACATTGATGTACTTTGAGAAGTTGTTAAATAAGTTGAAGCAGAAAAACCAATTCTCTTACCAGCCAAAATCCACCAGCGACATGGGATGGCTGCATTGACTTTGTTAATATTGGATAACTAGGTGGTAGACCCGATACTAATTTGTCCGCTTTCTCATCAGCTTCTGCTATGGCTTCAGGCGAGGCAAGTACCAGGTTCGTCAAACTCCTTTGCCTACCAAAAATCCTACACATCCcccatatataaataaataaacctatACATCTAAAATATTATGTGAAATAGATCATTCTATTTGCAAACACATTAACATTTGAATCAAAAATACCTTCTGGGTATTGCCACGCGGTCCACAGCAACCTGTCAGCAATAACAACTGAAAATCTTGACATAAATGAAAGGCCAATATATATTGTTGGTCCTAAACTTTAGAACATGAGCGGTTTTAGTCCCTGAAGTTTAAAGCAATCACTTTTAAGGACTAAGATGGTTCATTAGGGACTAGTAGTGTTTGAGGAAATGAACAAAACGATTCACAGACTCACTTCTTTGTAAATAGGTGCAGGCTTGTTGGCAAAGCGAGTGGACCTCCTGACCACGACCAATTGCTTCTGCACCACACGGGGTTTGGCCTGCTTCGTCTATGTGAATGTGGGCATCAAAGAGAGTAAATGAGTATGGAATAGaaacacataaaaatgaaagattttttagtggaaaaaaaaaaaacagagagaaagagagaaatacaGGAGAGGGTTTGGGAGAAGAGGAAGTTTTGAGAGCTTGAGAAAGCAGAGGGAGGTTGAGGGCTTCCATTCTCTTCTTATTCTCTTCCACTCTCTTGCGACGGCTATCCTCGTATGATTGCTTCGCCACCACCATTTtcgttttctttctctttctttttgtgcttttgtgtgtgtgtgagagagagagagagagagagagagagagtgatgggttttggggttaaATAGTTAAATTGAAGAACCCTGAACCCTAGCCTTAAGGACCGTTGGGTTCCCACTTCAAATTTTGAATGATGGACGCGTCATCATCGATACGGAAGCTAGCTACCTCACATTCACTGCTAGACCAGAATCTGACTGTACAAGTTTAAATTCTTAAggtaaaatttacatttttcttgttctttttaaacaaaaaaaaaaaatgaaatataaaaactatGAGGAATTActtggagaaaaaaataaataaatagaggcATGAtggagaattttattttttttatgttgataactattttggattttttccCCTACCTTTCCAAAGCACTTGATTCAAGGTCTTACCATATtgatatatatactatatttttatcaatacTCGATAATTACAGAGGAGGTGaattccaaaataataataataataataattacatagGAGGGAAATTTAAATCCCgatttctttaataaaatagagCAATTTGTGCCACTAAATTAGAGATATGTATCCAATTCATCTTATCTCTTCttgacaagatttttttaaattatggcctacaaaccaaaaaatcatatttaaggtGTTTATCCAActtttccaataaattttttcaataattaaacacaaaattgagTATTTAAAAATTGggtaaattaaaattatgacCATCTTAATATGTAAATACATGGAGTTATATTGTACTAATACTATATTAGTAATACTTTATCTCCTATGTGTAGGTTTGTACAACCAACTCACAAACCCCCTTAGCCCAACCTGACTCatctatatatttaaaatttaaattatattattaaatatacatttaaaaatatattatgtaattaataattttttatttaatttttttcctcatgTTCGACTATTCTAATATAAAACCCAATTACCTCACAAACCCTAGCAATCTTACCTCTCTCTCTACCACCTCTCACTCCACTCTCTCACTccattcatatttatttataactgAGTTGGGTTTATAATTGAGTTGggatattacatttttttttttatcaactcaGGTGATAAGtgagatatatttttttcgGCTCAATCTAActataatagtaataaataaaaaaattgtccaatcCATGTGGGTTCAACCCAATCTATGTGGGTAGCAATTGGGGTTACTGATTTTCAGTTTATGGGGGGTAGTATGGGCTCCATAGTTGGCAAGAAGATCACTCGTTTGATCGAGTATGCTATCAATCAGTTTTTGCCTCTTATTCTAGTGTGTGCTTCTGGAGGAACACACATGCAAGAAGGAAGTTTTAGCTTGATGCAGATGGCTAAAATAGCTTCCGCTTCATATGATTATCAATCAAAGAAAAAGTTATTCTATGTATCAATCCTTACATCTCTTACTACTGGTGGGGTGACAACCAGTTTTGGTATGTTGGGCGATACCATATTGTCGAACCCTTATGATaggttgggttgagttggatttttttaacTCACCATGATGGGTTGGGTCGAAAAATCTCATCAtcccgacccatgcacaccctaCCTATGTAGTTAGCTAAGCTCTATGAAATTGTCTATTGTACTTATAATTGTTCTACATGCATTTAAGAGTGAGTTAGCTTGACGACACAAGAGACTGTTAAATGAGATGATTGGGAGTTAGTACGATTCGAAGTTTGaggaaatgaaattttattttaaccaacCTACTGCAAATTACTCATTACATTTATTTAAAACCAAagcataatatttattgttactaATTTGCTATGCCACATTATAATAGGATTTTGGTCCATTTCAATTGTAAAATCTATttgtaaataactaaattaattaattaaattctttttgtaagcgcacaattgcacctggtcccaagaacagttatgggctcaggcccaatgagccttaaacaatatgaatttgtagagggtgggcttGAAACTCAGGTTAGAAGTGTTCgtggattaaatgacaagccaaagattgttAAC
This genomic stretch from Castanea sativa cultivar Marrone di Chiusa Pesio chromosome 1, ASM4071231v1 harbors:
- the LOC142608649 gene encoding B3 domain-containing protein At5g42700-like; this translates as MVVAKQSYEDSRRKRVEENKKRMEALNLPLLSQALKTSSSPKPSPTKQAKPRVVQKQLVVVRRSTRFANKPAPIYKEVAVDRVAIPRRIFGRQRSLTNLVLASPEAIAEADEKADKLVSGLPPSYPILTKSMQPSHVAGGFWLGLPVDFCKLNLPSRDDVMTLIDEDGDEYPTIYLARKRGLSGGWKGFAVAHHLVHGDAVVYQLIGRTTFKVYIIRVNGSEEGNNGAN